The Candidatus Omnitrophota bacterium genome contains the following window.
CTTTCATATAGATCTTTCCTATTAGTTAAAACCGCCCCTCCTTCACCGGTTGTAATTGGCTTAACCGGATGAAAGCTAAAAACCGACATATCGGAATATTTACATGAGCCGATCTTAGCCCCAACGTAGTCTGCGCCTAATGCATGAGTTGCGTCTTCAATAACAATCAGATTATGCTTCTTTCTAATCTTATTGATTTCTCCTAAATCACAAGGATGTCCGGCAAAATGAACGGGTATTAGGGCCTTTGTTTTCCTATTTATATTTTTTTTAATATTAACTGGCTCGATATTCGCTGAATCTTGCTGAATATCGGCAAAAACAGGCCTAGCCCCACAATAGAGAACACAATTTGCTGAAGCAACAAAGGTCAAAGGAGAAGTTATCACTTCATTGCAAGGTTCTATTCCAGCTGCAAGGCAGGCAATATGCAACGCTGCGGTCCCGCTTGATACTGCAACTGCATATTGCGCATTGCAATAAGAAGAAAGCCTATTTTCAAATTCACTTACCTTTGGTCCTTGAGTAAGCCAATCAGAATGCAAGACGCTGTTAACAGCTTTTAAGTCGTCACTATCTACAGATTGCCTCGAATAAGGTATAAATTTTCTATTAGGCATTGTCTCTTTTTAATAACTTTTTCATCTGGCTCTTGGTAAGCCATCTCGGATTTTGATCACTACTATATCTAAAGCCATGATTTAATTTCTTCCCGCCTTTAAAATTTTTATCACTCCACCAATGAAAATCAGGCTCAATTATATAATAACCTTCGAATTCCCTCGTATGCCTAGCCTCATCTTCTGTCACCAATGCCTCGTGCATCTTCTCACCTGGTCTAATTCCTATTTGCTTAATCTTACAATCGGGAAGAATCAAATTTGCCAGATCTAAAATCTTCATACTGGGGATTTTTGGAACAAATACCTCGCCACCATTCATCATTTCAATACACTTAATAACAAAATTGACTCCTTGCTCTAAGGTAATCCAGAATCTTGTCATCCGCTTATCAGTAATTGTGAGCTCGCCAGATTTTTTCT
Protein-coding sequences here:
- the pseC gene encoding UDP-4-amino-4,6-dideoxy-N-acetyl-beta-L-altrosamine transaminase, which codes for MPNRKFIPYSRQSVDSDDLKAVNSVLHSDWLTQGPKVSEFENRLSSYCNAQYAVAVSSGTAALHIACLAAGIEPCNEVITSPLTFVASANCVLYCGARPVFADIQQDSANIEPVNIKKNINRKTKALIPVHFAGHPCDLGEINKIRKKHNLIVIEDATHALGADYVGAKIGSCKYSDMSVFSFHPVKPITTGEGGAVLTNRKDLYERLLLLRSHGITKERRKFSVKNTKSIGVWFYEMQELGFNYRITDFQCALGISQLKKLDRFIKRRREIVEKYRKLFLDNDYFDLPIEGKGVKSSWHLYPIRLKNKYISKKSLIFDELRKNRIGVQVHYIPVYWHPYYRKLGYKKGLCPKAEEFYQREISIPLHQGMSDKDIKYTVRIIFDVFNKIKSC